A single window of Paracoccus albus DNA harbors:
- the fabZ gene encoding 3-hydroxyacyl-ACP dehydratase FabZ encodes MAENQTTEADIGLIQRIIPHRYPFLLIDKVRDIVPHKSGVGIKNVTFNEPHFQGHFPNQPVMPGVTIVEAMAQTAAVVVGVSLDLADRGMRTYFMAIDKVKFRRMVVPGDVLELHVTVKRGGGKIWKFEGKGMVDGEMACEAEFTAMMDQPAKEAADG; translated from the coding sequence ATGGCCGAGAACCAGACGACCGAAGCCGATATCGGCCTGATCCAGCGGATCATCCCCCACCGCTACCCATTTCTGCTGATCGACAAGGTGCGCGATATCGTGCCGCACAAGTCCGGCGTCGGGATCAAGAACGTCACCTTTAACGAGCCGCATTTTCAAGGCCACTTCCCCAATCAGCCGGTCATGCCGGGTGTGACCATTGTCGAGGCGATGGCCCAAACGGCGGCTGTCGTGGTCGGCGTCAGCCTCGATCTGGCGGATCGGGGGATGCGGACCTACTTCATGGCCATCGACAAGGTGAAGTTCCGCCGCATGGTCGTGCCGGGCGACGTTCTGGAACTGCATGTCACGGTGAAGCGCGGCGGCGGCAAGATCTGGAAATTCGAAGGCAAGGGCATGGTCGACGGCGAAATGGCCTGCGAGGCCGAATTCACCGCCATGATGGACCAGCCCGCGAAAGAGGCCGCGGATGGCTGA
- a CDS encoding LpxI family protein produces the protein MSRTAIIAGQGALAPAVAAQLDDPVIAALEGFAPPLPHETFRLERLVPFFDWLSAQGVDRVTFAGAVRRPRLDPEAFDPRTASLVPRILAAMQSGDDAALREVIALFEEAGFSVAGTADICPDLVPEAGLLVGEPTAADIADTDRAAAVVEGLGSLDLGQGAVVVQGLCMAVETLPGTDAMLDFVATHRDMRPRPNGPRGVFWKAPKPDQDRRVDMPTIGPDTVDRAVRAGLAGIAWQAGGVILLDRESSVERARDAGVFLWAR, from the coding sequence ATGAGCCGTACAGCCATCATTGCAGGGCAGGGCGCATTGGCACCTGCCGTCGCCGCACAGCTTGACGATCCGGTCATTGCCGCACTGGAAGGATTCGCGCCGCCCTTGCCGCATGAGACCTTCCGGCTTGAACGGCTGGTTCCGTTTTTCGACTGGCTGTCAGCCCAAGGCGTGGACCGTGTGACCTTCGCCGGTGCCGTCCGGCGCCCGCGACTGGATCCCGAGGCGTTCGATCCGCGCACGGCCAGCCTTGTTCCGCGCATTCTTGCGGCGATGCAGTCGGGCGATGATGCCGCGCTGCGTGAGGTGATCGCGCTGTTCGAAGAAGCTGGCTTCTCGGTCGCCGGAACCGCCGATATCTGCCCCGATCTGGTGCCAGAGGCCGGTCTGCTGGTGGGGGAACCCACTGCCGCTGATATCGCCGATACCGACCGTGCCGCGGCGGTTGTCGAAGGGTTGGGGTCGCTGGACCTTGGGCAGGGCGCTGTCGTGGTGCAGGGGCTGTGCATGGCTGTCGAGACCTTGCCCGGAACCGATGCCATGCTGGATTTTGTCGCGACCCATCGCGACATGCGTCCGCGCCCCAACGGCCCGCGCGGCGTCTTCTGGAAGGCGCCCAAGCCCGATCAGGACAGGCGCGTGGATATGCCGACGATCGGGCCTGATACGGTTGATCGGGCGGTGCGCGCAGGGCTGGCGGGTATTGCCTGGCAAGCGGGCGGGGTGATCCTGCTGGATCGCGAAAGCTCTGTGGAACGCGCGCGCGATGCGGGCGTTTTCCTTTGGGCGCGCTGA
- the lpxB gene encoding lipid-A-disaccharide synthase has translation MNVFLIAGEASGDKLGGALMAGLTALQPDISFAGIGGPDMTAQGLNSQFPMDELSVMGIAEVLPKYRHLKRRIAETARAVAEGQPDALITIDSPDFCLRVARAAKELGYSGPVIHYVAPSVWAWRPGRAAKMAKVVDHVLALLPFEPPYMEAAGMSCDFVGHPVVAEERADPSQAEAFRTAHKIAPDAPLILCLPGSRRGEVSRLAPRFDEALIRVRDRIPELRVVIPTVPGVSRMVHEMTRRWPTAPIVVEDAAQKRAAFMASDLALAASGTVSLELAANGVPMVIAYDMAPLSRLLIGMLLKTDTVTLVNLVSETRAVPEFLGRNCRADVIAESLLDLLESPEKRAAQTEAMALTMQRLGAGGAPPGLRAAKSVVDFLRKRA, from the coding sequence ATGAACGTCTTCCTGATCGCTGGCGAGGCTTCGGGCGACAAGCTCGGCGGGGCGCTGATGGCTGGGCTGACGGCGTTGCAGCCAGATATTTCCTTTGCAGGTATTGGCGGGCCGGATATGACGGCGCAGGGTCTCAACAGCCAGTTCCCGATGGATGAGCTGTCGGTGATGGGCATTGCCGAGGTGCTGCCCAAGTACCGCCACCTGAAGCGACGGATCGCGGAAACCGCACGCGCCGTTGCCGAAGGCCAGCCCGACGCGCTGATTACCATCGACAGCCCGGATTTCTGCCTGCGGGTCGCGCGTGCGGCGAAGGAGTTGGGTTATAGCGGACCGGTGATCCACTATGTCGCGCCCTCGGTCTGGGCGTGGCGTCCGGGTCGGGCGGCCAAGATGGCCAAGGTGGTCGATCACGTTCTGGCGCTGCTGCCGTTTGAGCCGCCATATATGGAGGCGGCCGGGATGAGCTGTGATTTTGTCGGCCATCCGGTCGTGGCCGAAGAACGCGCCGATCCCAGCCAGGCCGAGGCATTCAGGACAGCGCACAAGATCGCGCCGGATGCGCCGCTTATTCTGTGTCTGCCCGGATCGCGGCGGGGCGAGGTGTCGCGCCTTGCGCCCCGCTTTGACGAGGCGTTGATCCGTGTGCGCGACAGGATACCCGAATTGCGGGTCGTGATCCCGACCGTACCTGGCGTTTCACGGATGGTGCATGAAATGACCCGCCGCTGGCCAACAGCCCCGATTGTCGTAGAGGACGCGGCCCAGAAACGCGCAGCGTTCATGGCATCCGATCTGGCGCTCGCCGCTTCCGGCACGGTCAGCCTGGAGCTGGCGGCGAATGGCGTGCCGATGGTTATCGCCTACGACATGGCACCCTTGTCGCGCTTGTTGATCGGAATGCTGCTGAAGACGGATACAGTGACTCTGGTGAACCTCGTCAGCGAGACGCGTGCCGTGCCGGAGTTTCTGGGTCGCAACTGCCGCGCAGATGTCATCGCCGAGTCGCTGCTGGATCTGCTTGAGAGCCCCGAAAAACGCGCCGCCCAAACGGAAGCGATGGCCCTGACCATGCAGCGGCTTGGCGCGGGTGGTGCGCCACCCGGTCTGCGGGCGGCGAAATCGGTCGTTGATTTCCTGCGGAAGCGGGCTTAG
- the lpxA gene encoding acyl-ACP--UDP-N-acetylglucosamine O-acyltransferase, which produces MAETLIHPSAIIECGAEIGQGVRIGPFCLIGSDVRLGDGAELKSHVVVTGDTSVGSETVIYPFASIGHDPQDLKFNGEHTRLEIGSRNRIREYVTMQPGTDGGGGVTRIGDDGLFMANSHVAHDCRIGNNVILVNSVAVAGHCIVEDEVIVGGLSGIHQFVRLGRGSMIGALSMVTADVLPYGLVQGPRAHLDGLNLVGLKRRGASRSEIAELRATLAKLHDGSFRDTARDLGGRQNSTMVTEMLDFILGPSDRSFLKPL; this is translated from the coding sequence ATGGCTGAGACGCTGATCCACCCATCAGCAATTATCGAATGTGGGGCCGAGATCGGGCAGGGCGTCCGCATCGGGCCGTTCTGCCTGATCGGTTCGGATGTGCGCCTTGGCGACGGGGCAGAACTTAAATCCCATGTCGTCGTGACCGGCGATACCTCTGTCGGGTCCGAGACAGTGATATATCCGTTCGCGTCTATCGGTCACGATCCGCAGGATCTGAAATTCAACGGCGAGCATACACGGCTGGAAATCGGTTCGCGCAACCGCATCCGTGAATATGTGACCATGCAGCCGGGCACCGACGGAGGTGGCGGGGTCACCCGGATCGGCGATGATGGTCTGTTCATGGCGAACAGTCACGTCGCGCATGACTGTCGGATCGGCAACAATGTCATCCTCGTGAACTCTGTCGCCGTCGCCGGACATTGCATTGTCGAGGATGAGGTGATCGTGGGCGGGCTGTCGGGCATTCACCAGTTCGTCCGGCTGGGGCGCGGGTCCATGATCGGTGCGCTGTCCATGGTGACCGCGGACGTGCTGCCCTATGGCCTGGTTCAGGGGCCACGCGCGCATCTGGACGGGCTGAACCTTGTCGGGCTGAAACGCCGCGGCGCGTCTCGGTCTGAAATAGCAGAGCTTCGTGCGACGCTTGCCAAGCTGCATGACGGTTCTTTCCGTGACACCGCGCGTGATCTCGGCGGCAGGCAGAACAGCACGATGGTGACGGAAATGCTGGATTTCATCCTTGGACCATCCGACCGGAGCTTCCTTAAACCGCTATGA
- a CDS encoding DUF1153 domain-containing protein — protein MFLRKANGPRAVTLPDGRVLSLADLPPPQTRWVVSRKEIVVNAVRFGLITRDEAIQRYCLSDEEFDHWCAMIEKHGSRSLRVTAIQKNKQP, from the coding sequence ATGTTTTTGCGAAAAGCCAATGGGCCCCGTGCCGTTACACTACCGGATGGTCGCGTCCTGTCCCTTGCAGACCTGCCGCCGCCACAGACCCGATGGGTCGTCAGTCGCAAGGAAATCGTAGTCAATGCCGTGCGTTTCGGGCTGATTACGCGCGATGAGGCGATTCAGCGCTACTGCCTGTCGGATGAGGAGTTTGATCACTGGTGCGCCATGATCGAAAAACACGGTTCCCGGTCCCTGCGGGTCACGGCTATACAAAAAAATAAACAACCATAG
- the mnmA gene encoding tRNA 2-thiouridine(34) synthase MnmA, whose protein sequence is MRPSAGLNSLGFAKPPAETRVVVAMSGGVDSSVVAACLAEQGYDVVGVTLQLYDHGAALAKKGACCAGQDIHDARRVAERIGFPHYVLDYENKFRESVIDEFADAYLAGATPVPCIRCNERVKFRDLLETAKDLDADCMATGHYIQRRDGMDGAELHMAADPNRDQSYFLFSTTQEQLNFLRFPLGHLASKAETREMAAKYGLSVADKPDSQDICFVPNGNYASVIEKLRPGAADPGEIVDTDGNILGEHRGVIHYTIGQRRGLGIGGLGDPLYVVKLDPEARRVIVGPRKALSTRIVPVGEVNWIGGGSFDSGEEREISVRIRSTRPPRGAMLRATGPRTAEVELLEPEEGVSPGQACVFYETGGTRVLGGGWIQPRR, encoded by the coding sequence ATCCGGCCATCTGCTGGCCTGAACTCACTGGGTTTTGCGAAACCGCCCGCCGAAACGCGGGTCGTTGTCGCCATGTCTGGTGGCGTCGACAGTTCTGTCGTGGCGGCCTGTCTGGCCGAGCAGGGATACGATGTCGTGGGTGTGACGCTGCAACTCTACGATCATGGCGCTGCATTGGCGAAAAAGGGTGCTTGCTGCGCAGGACAGGATATTCACGATGCCCGCCGCGTGGCGGAACGCATCGGCTTTCCGCACTATGTTCTCGATTACGAAAACAAGTTCCGTGAATCGGTCATCGACGAATTCGCCGATGCCTATCTGGCCGGTGCGACGCCTGTACCCTGCATCCGCTGCAATGAGCGGGTGAAGTTTCGTGACCTGCTGGAAACGGCAAAGGATCTGGATGCGGATTGTATGGCCACAGGCCACTACATCCAGCGTCGGGACGGGATGGACGGTGCCGAATTGCACATGGCTGCCGATCCGAACCGCGACCAGAGCTATTTTCTGTTTTCCACAACGCAGGAGCAGTTGAATTTCCTGCGTTTTCCATTGGGGCATCTGGCCAGCAAGGCCGAAACCCGCGAGATGGCCGCGAAATACGGGCTGTCTGTGGCTGACAAGCCGGACAGTCAGGACATTTGCTTTGTGCCGAATGGCAACTATGCCTCGGTCATCGAAAAGTTGCGTCCCGGTGCGGCCGATCCCGGCGAGATCGTGGACACCGACGGCAATATTCTGGGCGAACATCGCGGTGTGATCCATTACACCATCGGCCAACGACGCGGCCTTGGCATTGGCGGGCTTGGCGATCCGCTTTACGTCGTCAAGCTGGACCCCGAGGCGCGCCGCGTCATCGTCGGTCCGCGAAAAGCCCTGTCCACGCGGATTGTTCCCGTCGGAGAAGTGAACTGGATCGGCGGCGGCAGCTTCGATTCCGGCGAAGAGCGTGAAATTTCGGTGCGCATCCGCTCTACCCGCCCGCCGCGGGGGGCGATGCTGCGTGCGACCGGACCACGCACCGCAGAGGTGGAATTGCTGGAGCCAGAGGAAGGTGTCAGCCCGGGTCAGGCCTGTGTGTTCTACGAAACCGGGGGTACGCGCGTGTTGGGTGGCGGCTGGATTCAGCCGCGCCGCTAA
- the ctrA gene encoding response regulator transcription factor CtrA, protein MRILLVEDDPATARGIELMLTHASYNVFRTDLGEEGIDLAKLYDYDLILLDLDLPDMSGIDVLRQIRLSKVDTPILILTGSDDTEVKLRGFGFGADDYMTKPFHREELVARIAAIIRRSKGHSHALIQTGDLIVNLDARSVEVNGKPVPLTGKEYQILELLSLRKGTTLTKEMFLNHLYGGMDEPELKIIDVFICKLRKKLSAALNGENHIETVWGRGYVLRDPQPADERVALGA, encoded by the coding sequence ATGCGTATACTCCTGGTTGAAGATGATCCGGCGACGGCACGCGGTATCGAACTGATGCTGACTCATGCCAGCTACAATGTTTTCCGCACCGATTTGGGAGAGGAAGGGATCGATCTGGCCAAGCTGTACGACTATGATCTGATCCTTCTGGATCTGGACCTGCCTGATATGAGCGGAATCGACGTCCTTCGCCAGATCCGGCTGTCCAAGGTTGATACGCCGATCCTGATCCTCACCGGCTCGGACGATACCGAGGTTAAGCTGCGCGGCTTCGGTTTCGGCGCTGACGACTATATGACCAAACCGTTCCACCGCGAAGAGCTGGTGGCGCGGATCGCGGCGATCATCCGGCGTTCCAAGGGGCACAGCCACGCGCTGATCCAGACAGGCGACCTGATCGTCAACCTCGATGCCCGCTCGGTTGAGGTGAATGGAAAGCCTGTCCCGCTGACCGGCAAAGAGTATCAAATTCTTGAACTTCTGAGCCTGCGCAAGGGCACCACGCTGACCAAGGAGATGTTTCTGAACCATCTCTATGGCGGCATGGATGAGCCCGAACTGAAGATTATCGACGTGTTCATCTGCAAGCTTCGCAAGAAACTATCGGCGGCGCTGAATGGAGAGAACCATATCGAGACCGTCTGGGGACGCGGCTATGTTCTGCGAGACCCGCAGCCGGCAGACGAAAGGGTTGCGCTCGGCGCGTGA